A window of Campylobacter lari subsp. lari contains these coding sequences:
- a CDS encoding DUF305 domain-containing protein: protein MKIKTIVSSLVLASALFAANSHHAHHGVSGSISSQIMMSMHEPMMKNPLVQSNDIERDFLANMIPHHQGAIDSSKLLLEHTKSEEMKKIAQNIIKAQEKEIQEFQEILDKSLYTKTQIDEETYKKFVQEEKELMQKMMILMSSVKESKNINKDFLEAMIAHHQGAVDASKQILFYSKDKTITDIAKKIILDQEKEIQEFTNLLKYM, encoded by the coding sequence ATGAAAATAAAAACTATAGTTTCAAGTTTAGTTTTAGCAAGTGCTTTATTTGCTGCAAATTCTCACCATGCTCATCATGGAGTTTCTGGAAGTATTTCATCACAAATCATGATGAGTATGCATGAACCCATGATGAAAAATCCTTTAGTACAAAGCAATGATATAGAAAGAGATTTTTTAGCTAATATGATCCCACATCATCAAGGTGCTATTGATTCTTCTAAGCTTTTGCTAGAACATACAAAAAGTGAAGAGATGAAAAAAATTGCTCAAAATATCATCAAAGCTCAAGAAAAAGAAATCCAAGAATTTCAAGAAATTCTAGATAAAAGTCTTTATACAAAAACTCAAATTGATGAAGAAACTTATAAAAAATTTGTTCAAGAAGAAAAAGAACTCATGCAAAAAATGATGATTTTAATGAGTTCGGTTAAAGAAAGCAAAAACATCAATAAAGACTTTCTAGAAGCGATGATAGCACATCATCAAGGTGCGGTAGATGCTTCAAAACAAATTTTATTTTATTCTAAAGACAAAACTATCACTGATATTGCTAAAAAAATTATCTTAGACCAAGAAAAAGAAATCCAAGAATTTACGAATTTGTTAAAGTATATGTAG
- a CDS encoding replication-associated recombination protein A produces the protein MTNLSLTFRPKTLDEVLGQENLVEIFKKFIQASKLPHSIFFGPAGCGKTSFARAIAYEYKLDFYEFDGGNFKLEELRKILSNYENSLYKPLIFIDEVHRLSKIQQEMLLIPLENQKCLFIGASTENPYFTLTSGIRSRSMLFEFKGLEYKDLEKLATKVQEKLQCKIDDDAKDFLITSSANDARSFLNLCEFALALDGTHITLETLKKLRANVLSDGTSSKDTHYKLASSLIKSLRGSDVDASLYYLARLIDGGESADFIARRLVIFASEDISNANPQALNLATSTLIAVKNIGYPEARIILAQCVVFLASSPKSNSSYLAINEALNYVQNNPALKILPYLDNNNPQRKNYLYPHDFGGWVKQRYLEKDLKFYHSKGIGFEAQLDLWLNDMKKVKK, from the coding sequence ATGACAAATTTAAGCTTAACTTTTCGTCCTAAAACTTTAGATGAGGTTTTAGGGCAAGAAAATTTAGTAGAAATTTTTAAAAAATTCATACAAGCTTCAAAACTCCCTCATAGTATATTTTTTGGCCCAGCAGGTTGCGGGAAGACTTCTTTTGCAAGAGCAATAGCATATGAGTATAAACTAGACTTTTATGAATTTGATGGTGGAAATTTTAAGCTTGAAGAGCTTAGAAAAATACTAAGTAATTATGAAAATTCTTTGTATAAGCCTTTGATATTTATCGATGAGGTGCATAGGCTTTCAAAAATCCAGCAAGAAATGCTTTTAATCCCTTTAGAAAATCAAAAATGCCTTTTCATAGGTGCAAGCACTGAAAACCCTTACTTTACTTTAACTTCAGGCATAAGAAGCAGAAGTATGCTTTTTGAATTTAAAGGCTTAGAGTATAAAGACTTAGAAAAACTTGCCACAAAAGTACAAGAAAAACTCCAATGTAAAATCGATGATGATGCCAAAGATTTTTTAATCACTTCTAGTGCAAATGATGCAAGAAGTTTTTTAAATTTATGTGAGTTTGCTTTGGCTTTAGATGGCACTCATATCACGCTTGAAACTTTGAAAAAATTAAGAGCAAATGTTTTAAGCGATGGTACTTCAAGCAAAGATACACACTATAAGCTAGCAAGTTCTTTGATAAAAAGTTTAAGAGGAAGCGATGTAGATGCGAGTTTGTATTATCTTGCAAGATTGATTGATGGGGGTGAGAGTGCTGATTTCATCGCTAGAAGATTAGTGATATTTGCAAGTGAAGATATCTCAAATGCAAACCCTCAAGCACTAAATTTGGCCACAAGCACATTAATAGCTGTAAAAAACATAGGCTATCCTGAAGCTAGGATCATCTTAGCTCAATGTGTGGTATTTTTAGCAAGTTCGCCTAAGTCAAACTCAAGCTATCTTGCTATAAATGAAGCGCTAAATTATGTGCAAAACAATCCTGCATTAAAAATACTTCCTTATCTTGATAATAACAACCCACAAAGAAAAAACTACCTTTATCCGCATGATTTTGGAGGCTGGGTGAAGCAAAGATATCTAGAAAAAGATTTGAAATTTTATCATAGTAAAGGCATAGGTTTTGAAGCACAGCTAGATTTATGGCTAAATGATATGAAAAAAGTCAAAAAGTGA